agcaAGAGCTTCTCAGGAGTTGTAAGCTTTTGCGCGCTCGTTTGCTTTATCTTTTTATGTATATTAGCCCTTGATATAAGAAACATTGATTTCTCGGATTTAATGAATTGTTGTACCTATAAAtatttcatctcttcttacctGCTATGAGATCCACTATTATGTTGATAAGCGACACCAGTACTTCAGCTGCAATGAGTACGATCACTATAAGTTCCAACTGTTCGTCATCGTTGTGCGTAAGCTGTTCCTTCAACATCTGTAGTAAATCGGCAATCACTTCTAACCGCTGATTTAATAGAGTCACTCTCTGATTGATCTCCAAATAACCTCTCGTGGCCTGATATATAGGCTCTAATTGAGGTTCTGACCACATCAACTCGGGAGAATCTAAAATGGCTCCGTGCAGATTAATATTGATTCGTAGGATGAATAATTCACCTATGGATTTCATGATTTCACCCTTAGCCATTTCCACTTTACCAGTCTGCGAAATCTGTTGAGGAATGTCTTGAGTATCTTCAATGGTATTATCCACCAACTCTTCAAACAATGAGATTTTAACCGACTGTGAAATTGCATATGATATGCTGAGCTTGGTCATATAGTTGGAATCGTCTCTCAACGAGATGAAATCATTATAGATTCGAGGCTGGTAACTCTGGGTCACATAATAATTAAACTCCTCGGCCTGGACGTCTTCATCAGATAGTTTCTCGTTCTCAAAACGAGCCAAATCCTCTAAAAATGCAccctcttccttcttacTGAACCCCCACATCACCAGCACTCCGTATTCAAAGATAAA
The sequence above is a segment of the Brettanomyces nanus chromosome 4, complete sequence genome. Coding sequences within it:
- the RMD1 gene encoding sporulation protein rmd1 (BUSCO:EOG09341Z7B~EggNog:ENOG41), with the translated sequence MDGMIEEPSERTTLLSDNPYGNDSVGDGESRAGSRNSVIGKKSKSIAQTLGPGMVPQRSSRTSQKLKLLPESLNYESEVGDAKQLSLQRIKDTPARKDAERLGKKQRSILPRVTAYCTAGSYRMRDLIRWLQDKKRIHSTAPKLFDECIYTPFAYKDWRHSNGAQDILRNIGQKKKEDNAVMDNKIIRFDDEGGEIDLGKLSTDLFIFEYGVLVMWGFSKKEEGAFLEDLARFENEKLSDEDVQAEEFNYYVTQSYQPRIYNDFISLRDDSNYMTKLSISYAISQSVKISLFEELVDNTIEDTQDIPQQISQTGKVEMAKGEIMKSIGELFILRININLHGAILDSPELMWSEPQLEPIYQATRGYLEINQRVTLLNQRLEVIADLLQMLKEQLTHNDDEQLELIVIVLIAAEVLVSLINIIVDLIAGKKR